The segment tttgatctcaaatgcacacctgtaaagttttgtgactgcatcttgACATTGGCAAAATTGGCGTCAGGAGGGCCAGATTCTGCCATgatggcaaacacacacacacacacacacacacacacacacacacacacacacacgcacacacgcacgcatgcacaaaTGGACtgacaaggtgaaaacaataccagctgtCTCGACACTGATGTTGCTAGTAAAGACCATATTTTTTTAGGGTAAAACTCTTTTTTATTAACTTCCATTCTTGGCTTTCTTGGCAGTCCTGATATTGCTGTCTGGTTTCATTATTGTTTAGTGTGCTGCCagattttgtattgttttgtattaGTTTGTCTGCAACCTTTTATGATGCTATCTTGGCCGGATGTCATTTGCAGAAGAgatttgatgtaaaaataatatttccGAAGGCATCGGAAATTCCCAATTTTAGAAGATAAAACTGAAACCATCTGCACAGCTAGACATCATTAGCAACATGTTCCCACTGCTAACTCGTCAGACATGGCAGCTTGGTCAGCAGCCCTACACCTCAAACTAGGACACTCTATGTACCCCGCTAATGTCAGCTTTGCACGTGTCAGTTTTGCACATCAGATTCAGCACCAGCATGCATACAGTGCCTTTTCAAAATGAATTTCTATGTTCACCCTCACAGGAAACAGCTAAATAAGAATAATGACACCAATACGGTGTGAAACTGTTGCAGTTTgataaggtttaggcaacaaaactacttgttGAGGTTTAGGAAAACTTATACATAAGTTCAAATATCTCaaagttgacttttggtttcacagaggatatgaacagcagtctcctctgtaaaagtcctgtgtttgtttaactAACTCATCCATTCCTCCCTATGCTGACTTTGTTGCTTTCTCATATTACATCATTtgatttcctcctttgctcccgcCATGTACAGCATCATAGTTTCAAGCGTAGGACCACcgaccaagctgctgtatttgacgagttggaagTGAGAACAGGCTGCCATTAGATGTGAGGAAAAATAAGTCTTTTTGTAATTTGCATGAACTGACTGAACTGcagaagacatttttttttacctttatggGGGCTCAAAACATTCATCTGAAACTCATTATGTGCTTGTTATGatctgtgaaaaatgttctcTTCAGTACAAAAACACACTCCTCCTGCATACACTGTGCTGTAATTCCATGCTCCACAATTATCTGTCCCTCTTGGGGACAATGAAGTtgaaagtgaagtgaagtggaGCCAAAGAGAGTCAATCCAGTCAACATTACAAAGAGTGGCGACTGTAGCTCTTCCTCACTGTATATGATCTCTCAGTCTTTATTTACTGTGGAGAATCCTTTGATGTGTGGACAGACTGTTCTATTGTAAATGGGGAAAGGATCTTCAGACACAGATCTGATGGAAGGAAAGGGAGGGAGAATAAAGTAACATTGAGTTTGGATGGAAAACTCCATTTTCTTGCATGGGGACATAATAATGTTAAATCCTACCAACACAGCTCCCCTGACCCATTCACGAGATTGTTTCCAGTTAACTTTGCCAAGTGCAATTCACTGGCTCGGACTTCCTCCTACTTCTCATTAGAGCCACAACGAGAGGGAAGCACTGCAgctaaacactcacacacacacatacacacactcagagagagagagagagagagaggaggaaactaAACACAATGGATGCTGGCGCATGGGAGCCTAGATTTCCTGGGTTTCCCACACACAAGTGTACAATCACAAGCTCACAAACATATACACTTAtttgaaaacacaccaaaacaaacaggcacacacacacacgtgaacCGTCGCACAACATGCCAAGACGCTGGGGTCGAACGAATAAATCCATTTCCCCATTCACCATATTAAAGCAGTGAGAGCGTCCCGGGACTCCTCCACCATGAATGACCCCGGctctgtttcagtgtttttctccCAGACCTCGATCTATGATCTGCGTTGCCTGTTTAATAAGACATGGATTATCCGATTAAGGAAATCTTGTGAGAAggagggaagaagaaaaagaacaacttTGCTGGGGATTAGCGTCATTGTGCCCACTCGCATCACATTCCTGGCTGCTGATTCTCAGCCCTGGGAGAGGACACTGGTTAACTAGACCACGCCACTGACGTGTCCTGGGACCGGAGACAACACTAGCTCACTCACAGAGACCAGAGTTCCCATCGGCACCAGTACAACAGCTTTAAATATTCATCTCTCTTCTGCATGATCTCTACACAATCATATACAAGTTTTGCGATTTAAATTAAATCCTGAAATATTACACATTTTCGGCCAAGTTGCCCAACAAATCCTTGCTTTCCCTTAATAACCCATAAACCTGTCCTATCAGAGGCTTTTACTCAATTATAAATCTTATGATGCCAACCTTGTAACACCTGATCATTTagactttataaaaacaaatgttctAATGCTTTATAGATCACTGACATCAGTAACATCCCTTTAATGGACCATTCAATCATTCAGACCAAAGACCATTCAACTAATTACCAAATACAAATGAATTTAACTGCTGACCTGATGGCTTATGAAGTGAGAAACCTCTGAACCTTTATTTGTGCATTATTTACACTCATGTTAACTTGCTAGCAGTTTTCTTCTTCACTGTCTTTGTTTACTTATTGCTACAGCAACAGGTCGCTTAAAAAGCAACCagatttggtggctaaaaagtagcttgaaacacagtgatgactcgctaaaacacaactgttttttgttgtttgttggtcttgacagtggtctgcagcttagcaggcGTCTTGCCGACATGACactccatccaccaccccctctaccttccagatgacaaagtcagctaacacattacatcactttaaaaacattaatatgatACCCATGTTACGTACTAATGTAACATCTACATGGTTTGCAGAATTgtttaacattttcttctggtgactgggctggaaACCAATGGTAAGATGTGAATTGTGTATGTGCATCTTTGTGCGTGTGCATGATACAAACTGGGACTCACTTATAAAAAGCACTGGTCTGTAATGCTGCTAGTGGTCACAAACTCCATGAAGTacctttaaaattaatttggtacgaaaacatgaacatttttaatttaaaataactatATTTTCTATGATGTGTGGATAGCACTGTAATGATTGTGCTCCTAAGTCTCAGGCAAAGTCAAATCTTCAGGACAACAAATCTCATACAAGTCAAGTCTCACAGCAGTCTGACTGAAGTCCAAGTCCCACGTCTGCAGCTCTAATAACTGCTGACCTAAAGACTTACTATTGCATAGTTTCCCAAAGTGCAGCcctaataaaaaacattttatgtggGCCTCTGAATGTAACATGAAATTCATGCATTTCCCCATTCCCCCTAACAAATGTCTGTTAGGGTAGGAATAACAACTTGTAGGACTGGTCTGTCACAGAAATTACGTTCTGTCATCACTGCTAGTGCTGTTAGTTAAAGTTAGTGATTCGATTCAACTCTGCAGTTTAATGTTGAGGTGAgatggaaaatatattttgtttcatctgtgcacttttcctgtgtAGCCCTCAATCAAAGGCTGGCACTGTAAATTGACAcccagtcatcaaaactttgagaaccCCTGCATTAtagtaatattaaaaaaaacaatggttaCATATTATATTACTTATTAACCcctttaaaatatatcatacTAAAAAGTGACACTCCAAACAGTAGCTGTCCCTCCCTCCAGCCACACTCCCACACTCCCACTCTCCCAAGGCCCCTTTATTGCAATTGTGTACCTGTCCACCAGATGCCCTGACAATTTTCCACCTGTTTCAgtcacctgacacacacatccAGCCACTCCCTGCCCTGGAATAACCCTCCTTTCCTGCCATTCCCATCAACTAATCTCTCACCTGCACACCTGTCCTTATTTTATTAGCCTGTGAGTACATATACCAGCCCATTTCCCCCAGTGAGACTGTCATTGTTGTTTCAGACCTTTGCTTTCAAGCCACCTGAACCTGCAACCTGCATCCTTAACCCTGGAACCTGCACTGGTGGACTCGGGGCAGTAGGGGTAGGGTTATGTTAGGGCAGGGGGGGTGCCCTCTTGGATGCTATTGTGGTagataaaacatgataaagtgcCCTCCAGGATGCCTTTAAATTGAGAAAACATGCTGCAGTGCCATGTAGGCTGCCCCACATGCTAGAAAACTCTCTGCCCAGTGGTgccccttttatttttttccaccccTGCCCCTCAGACAGCCTGAGTCCGCCACTGGGAACAAGTTCCTgtacctgaacctgaacctgacaCCTTGACCTGGGAACCTGTACCTGCCTGCCTGTAAGCTTCCATATGTTCACTTCAACTCCCTGAACTGTTCCTGtggtgtctgattgtctgtgtttatgtcctcctctccttctgttGTCTCCGTTACCGGCTCTAACACTTGTTTAATAACTTCTTTAGTATTACACCTGACTGCGTTTAGCCAGGTGTAATACAAGTTGAACCTCTCCTGAGGAGTGACGGAGGTACATATGTATACGTTAACCTCAGACTGCCTCTGGGTGTCGGCCTGCGTAGTACTCACACAGGTGTGCATTCTTTCTGTGGGTGTGATTTCAAACAACTCTGTTTTTCTGAGCTCATCTGTCGTAGATACCCCTCTTTCGACGCCCACCAAAGGGCAAGGTTTAAATCACCATAACTAGAACCTGgagagtgtgtatgtatgtgtgtgtgcatgtgtgtgtgtgggtgtgagcaGCTTCTGAGACAACAAGACTGTTTTTCCCAGCGCTCTTGTCAAAGGTAAACATTCCAGTCTTGGGACGTTCAATGCCAAGCACCGTTTGATCTCCATCATGTGACATCTGAAAGAGATGGAACAACCCCCCNNNNNNNNNNNNNNNNNNNNcccccccccccccccccccacacacacacacacacacacctcccttaTCTTCACTCTCCCAAACACAAACCCTGCAGCAGCCACACAAGGGCTTTGTGGTTTTGCTGTCAGGGTCTTGGGGCTCGCATGGATCCTgctgtgtacatgtgtttttgaaaaagtGGGTCTGTCCCTGACCTGAGATAACTCTGTTCTGTTTGACCACTCTGCTGCCCTGATCtgacagcacaaaaaaaaacctgtcagcTACCACATGTGGCTTTTCCAAGAGTACTTCATGTTTTAATCCCtcatgtctctctgtctttacaTCAACCTgctaattacacacacacagacgatcCAGTGCTGTGCTTTACATAAGCAGCCAGTCAGCCATATGAGGCCATATCATAAGATATCACAGACAGACCGGCTTTTCACAGGAGGGAAGGCCTTTAAAAACTCATTTTAGAGTTAAGGAGTGTGGTCTATAAAAAGTAAAGCTGAACATATGGGTGAAATGAGAATAAATGTCCTGCCATACAGCGCCAAATCCGCATTTCAGCTCCCAGCGGTCACAGAGTCCACATTTCCTCACAAGGACACAGAGTGCATCCTCAAATCACAGTTCAACTGAGGACAGACTGAGTCAAATACACTGCatgtcatatacatatacatcaGGAAACCTGTCACTGGTAGCTGTGAAATTAAACTTAACACTTCAGTGACAGTCCACGATTTTAGCAGATAAATTAGTGGTAGAACAAGTATTTTGGTTCTTTACTTAAAGGGGACAGTTCAtgcccaaatcaaaaatacacatttttcctgttacctgtagtgctgtttatcagtctagaatGTTTAGGTGttagttgctgagtgttggagatatcgttcgtagagatgtctgccttctctccagtgtaatggaactagatggcactcagcttgtggtgctcaaatcaccaagaaatacatttgaaaaaccaCACAGTActgtaatgtctctttccagaaatcatgacacagttactcaagataatccacagaccttgctgtgagcagtttcatgtaggaactatttcctttcttttaaactacacccaccaactgtatcactgtgcagagggaGGCATGCCTCTACTCACGcacaagaggctcgtgctcatgacatcggaaaatgtaaacataaatagcatcctcctcagctgagctgtaatgctagctagctcagtggtgctaggtgagctagctgTAGATGTACACTTCCTTCCTGCACAGTAATGCTGTTGGTGGGTgcagttcggtagaaagaaaatagttcttgcatgaaactgctcacaacaaggcctgtggattatcttgagtaaccgggccATGGtctctggagagagacattgctgttgagtttgtctgttttttggttgctttttttagtgccatctagttccattatattagagagaaggccaCTGTTatttccaacactcagcagctcacagcaaaataatctagactgataaatagcacaacagataagaggaaaatatgtatttttgattttgtgaactgggtgaactgtccctttaagaaaagTAGCTgcatcacaatgtaaaaatactccttTGAAGATAAAACTCATGCTTTCAAAGTTTTATACATAAAAGGATGCAGACTTGGACGCTACAAAGCACAGTGGTGTAAAGTAACAATGAAAATTTaaaggtacttgtacttaaaTTAAGTATTCCCATTTTATGGTTACTTGCTTCTACTTGACAATAtttaggaggaaaaaaatatacttTGTATTAATCTGACAGCGAGCTATTAGTTATTACACTGTGtttttgctacttttacttataaGTAAAAGATCTGGGATACTGGCAGAGTGTTAGTCATTAAATTAAATAGTATTTAATTGAAATACAAGTACCTCTTACTCCTCCTACTCCTCTTACGCCTGTTCAGTTATGCACTTAAGGACTTCCTGTTCAGTGAGAGTGAGAAAAAGCAAACACTGGGACATCCTGTAGGGACATGCTGTCTTGACTGCATATGTGCATCCCTCACATGAATTATTTATAGACTGGACTAAATAAAACCCTTCAACTCAACTGTCATTACAGACATTACAAACTTGTGCCGTGCAGAAAAACTTTGTTCACACCCAAACAGCTTCATTCTACATTTCAGTGGAGAATACATCAGATTAAGTTTTGGGGAAATGTGAGTAAAATtatgcacaaaataaaaatgtaaaaatgtaaggaCCTTTTACCTTACTTAAGCATTTctactttacttttacttgataACAGTCAtttgctaaaaaataaaaagaaagtatTCATTATGCAGACTAGCCCCTTACAGAGTTCAATGGTAGAAAGTTACCACAGTAAGATACGATAAAAAATTTGGAGACAGATATATATTTCTAGTAAAATCCGTGATTCAAAATGGAATTAAAGCCAAAGAAAAtctttcaaatatttataaaatattgcAAAAGCTCACCATCTTAGATAACAAagtaaaagagaaacagaattAGAAATGAACATATCAGCAGTAGACTGGAAAGACTCCATAAGTGGAAACTTTCAGACTTCAGAATCAAAATACTGGAGAGAATTAGCTTGGAAAGTGAGCACAAGATATTTCATTACACCCTATATGAGAAGTGTTACCTCTGAACAGGGATTAGCTGCTGGAGAGGATGTGGGGAACAAGTACACACACTTTCTTTACATGTCCAATATCGATACCTTTTTGGGAGGAGGTTGAAAAAAACCTAAAGTACATGAAAGAACctctgaaactgtaaaaacacccATTTTGGGTATTAATTTATGAGGACAGATCAAATCAGGTGACATGCATTTCTTTAATGTATTGTGTGTGCGATGGGTGACGAGGACATGGAAACAGTTAAATCCATCAAAACTAAATCAAGGCTATTAAGGATAGAACAAATGTTGGACATGGAAGAATGAACCTTAACAATCTGAGATCACATTAAAACATTGAATGAGAAATACCCCAAAGATAGACTCCATAAAATAACATATTTATGCAATGTAGCCCAAGACTTGCAAAAATGAGCACACCTTCCACATCCTAAAgcccccttttgctgttgtcttTGGGGTGGAGGTTATTTTAATCACCTTATAAGACACATCAAGTCAATAGTAATGTATCATATTTTATTAAGTGATCAGGtcttttaaatgaaaatcaGAATCTACAAAGTAACTAAGATGAATGTGAAGGGTTCggcctctctttccctctgagTTATAGTGGAATAGAAGAAGGCCTCGAAAATGGTTGAAAATGAGAATTCTCAAGTTAAGCAAGTACCTATACTCAAATAAATATACTTATTTACTCTATATCACTTTTAGTAACTGCACAACCTGCACTATTGTTGTGTAACTAGACTGCATACACCTTAACACACATATGGAGATGCCAGCATGCCTTGAGGGGCATTGGGGGAATGCTCTCACGCCACATCAGATTACACTATAAGCTTTATTTAGCTCGGGGCTTTGAGGAATACAAATCTGAGCATCACGTGAGAGTGACTGTTAACACTAGTTGACAGATGATGCAATACTATAACGATATTGCATGGAGCCGATCACACTGCGGCCCATTGCATCAGAAATAGTCGAGGTCATTGTTTAAAATTTAAGTGGAGATAAGTGGAGGGATGGAAATGAGAAAAGTGGAATGCACTGAGATAAGAGTTCACAGAGTCTTTTTTGAGTCCTTTTGCAAATGAAGGGAACATTGTCACATACCGCCCGGGGTCAGCAGTGACAGGACGCCAAATGCTTTGCAGCAAGCCGCGAAAACGTGCATGTTGCATGTTGTCCTGCGTGGGACCATCAAAGCCCCCGGAGAGTGGCGAGGCAGAGGGACGTGTCTGTGCTCATGTCAGCTCAGCCCCCATTCAAAGCTCTGTTCTATAATTAACCCAGGAAACGGGTAATTACAACGGGACATCTCCTGGACTGAGCCCAAAGCCGGCTTCAGTGTGCGCGCGCGAGGGACAGAGAGGGATCACATCCCACAGAGAGAGCCCCGAGCCCTTCACTCGGTGGCGTAAACGGTGAACCTCATTTGCGCAGCTATTTctgaaagtttgtttttatgatccCTCTGCAAAGTACGGATGCTTCCTCAAGTCAGACTGGGGGCCGCTGGTTCGCTCTCAGCGGGCCCACGCTCTCTGCACGCGGCGTGGGCGTGCGTAATTTGCGCTCATTATTAGTTTTCCAAAAAGTTGTGTAAGGAGTCCGGGAAGGACAATGAATGGAGAAAACCGTCATGAATAGACAACGTTGTTCCTAAAGAGGGAAGCTCATTTGTGTCAGCACAGAAAACAATGAAGGAGCCGGTTCACCTCTGAAATCGATTAAATCAGCTCCAGTGATGCTGTGTGGACTTATTCTCATCTCAACTCATGGAGGCAAGCAGAGAGAGAGTCGCTGCCTCTGCTGTTACTGTAGCTGGCAGTGTGGGGCAAAGTAGTTTAGTGTAGCACCCGGGTGGGAAGAGGGGGGTCCTTGTTTGCAACATCAAACACTAGTGTCGTCACTCATCGGCGATACGTGCAGGGACCGCCTATTCCAAAATAAATATTGACGTGCTTGTTGTATTGAAATGAGCTGCATGACCGGACATAGGCGAGCCAATCAGAGCCTATCGTATCATCACACcttcttttcagaaatcattcATAACGCCGATGCGTCAAACACTCACAGAGCACCCGGCTATAAATACGGCTGCGCGCAGCGCACAGTTAGACATTTTCCCAAAATCAAACGAAAGACACAACTGAGCAAGAACCGTGGGAATCCGGCTTCTGCCTTTGATAATCCTCTCTACCTTGCTCTACATTTTATAGCCTGTATTTAGTATCCAGCTCACTATGTTGGCCATGGGTGGATTATATTTGAAGCACGTCGTGGTCGCAGCGGTGTGCTCCGTGCTGGCCACAGGGACGCTGGGGTCTCCGGTGGTGGGACCAGAGCCGATCCGATGCGCCCAGTGTTCTCCGGAGAAGCTGAGCCAGTGTCCAGCGGTGGCGCCCGGATGCGCCGAGGTGTTGCGGGAACCCGGCTGTGGATGCTGCCTCGCCTGCGCCCTGAAGGCTGATGAGCTGTGCGGGATCTACACGGCGCCGTGTGGCTCCGGACTGAGGTGCACCCCGAGACCCGGCGACCCCCGACCGCTGCACTCCCTCACCCGGGGACAAGCCGTGTGCACGGCGAGCACTGCGCCCGAGCCGACCCCCGAGCCCCAGACACAAGGTAGGCCCATCACCTCCACATTTATACATGTGCTCCACCACATCCAGCAAATCCTCATTCTTAAATTCCTCCAAACACATGACAGATCTAAAGACAGTTACATTCAGTCAGTCCCGCTTCacgttcattcattttctttctccaGATCAGGGAGAGCCAGAGGCTGAGATGGAGAACACAGCCATCGTCTCGGACCCCGGCTCCAGCCACTACCTCGCCGGCCACAGTAAGCCCTACGACCCGACGCGGGCTGCAGCCGACGCTCAGGAGAGCATGAAAGCCAAACTCGTCGCCATCCGCAAGAAACTGGTGGAACAGGTGAGACCCGAACGCTGTACTGGCATCAATGTGGGAATTCTGTGAAATCCCCCGTGTGATATGTTAGTAAAAGTTTTTGGGGAGGTTTAGGGGGAGAGGACACGTGCACCACAAGGGGGAGCTCGTGTGCTGTTTGAGGAGAGgatgtagagagagagagagagagagagagagagagagagagagagagaatggggaTGCTTGTTATTACAAGTTTTGATGTCAGCCCACGTGCTTGCTGATAAAAAGCAATGTTGAttattatttctgtgtgttGGCACCGTGCAAGCACAGAGCTCAGTTAACCCTCCTCTCACCTGTTTCCTCTCCACAGGGGCCCTGTCACGTGGAGCTGCAGAGAGCCTTGGACAAGATTGCCAAATCCCAGCAGAAATTAGGAGACAAATTAACCAGATTCTACCTCCCCAACTGTGACAAACACGGGCTTTATAAACCCAAACAGGTTGGTATCTTCAGCAAAATGTGCCCAGAGTGTGTGTAGGATTCATGAAAGACTCTCACCAagttgtgtgaatgtgtgagccAAGATGATGTCAAATGTATGTTGCAGGCAGGGATTTGTTCTGCAGTGTTTCGTTGgtgtgtgatgtcacacagtcaGTGCTGCATGACCATACATGTGTGCATGACATAtggaatgaaaataaaagcagtttcataataataaaaaaaaactttatctgTTCTCCCTGCAGTGTGAATCTTCTCTAGACGGACAGAGGGGTCGATGCTGGTGTGTGAGCTTCTGGAACGGCAAGAAGATTTTAGGTTCGACCGACTTGCCTGCAGATGCCGAGTGCCCTTAAAGAGATCAACCACTGATGCAGatctcacaaaaaaaagaagcaagccactgattttttttttcctttttgatagctgtttatttattgatcTTGTCCATGGTGGTGTTTGATTCAGGTACACTGTCATTGCGGGGCCTCTGGGGCCCAACCACCccacacccctccctccctcctcttcaaAACACCCGTCCCAAAGagaaaaatatctatttttgtttttctgaaacaATTTTAATATTGATGCATTTACTTCTACTCTTCAGCCTTATTTATTtcaagtttatttcattttatttgttatttgtaattattttttaagtatttatataattttttgccttattgttattatattattattttttatggaTGTATAAAGTGTACATATGTATCTTGGCCCTGAGTAACTCCACTGCTGAGTTGAGCTCGCTCTACCCTTAAAGGAGTTGTCTGGAGGTTTGGTTTGTGACAAACCAAGCAAGAACAAAAGCACTGAGTGACCAAATGTCATTTAGAAGTATttctaaatgttgtttttatgattCCTTTTTCATATTGTTGCCATtcttatgtctttttttgttactgtcctttttttcctgatgtgACACATGATCAGCTTTTGTCAGTGAATGCACAACTCTCAGTCGGGAATCCTTACACAGTACTCAGAAAACATTTCCCATGGTTCCATGGGGTTACAGATAACAGGCGCCTCTCAGACGGGTATTTCTACATTTACCTACCTCCAATATTTATGTGTCTACTGTCACATGTGTTGATGTATCTGtcaaaaaaaagacttgctATTTTACTTTACATGTTGCTGTTCTCTCTGACCAAGAACACATGACCACAAAGAGCGAGTCCCACAGTGAACCATGACGTGCAACGCCTCTGCTCTATCTACGTGCTGCTGTTGGAGGGAGAATTATTGTTTATGTGAGTCTATTCCAAAGTGACCAACTGCtcacatgtgtgtatgtatactTTTGTAATTGAGATGTAatgtaagaagaaaaaaaggtgatatatttaataaaaacattaatctcAGCTATGTGGTCCTGGCCTCCCTTTCACCTCAAGCAGGTTTACTTTGTGCACAAACATCCATAGGTGGCAAAACACAAGAATCATAACAGCTTCATCTGGACGTGATTATGAAAGCCTGTGTGTAGATGCAACTCCTGCACCGCGTCTTTCTATattgggtgtgtttgtgtgcagtgttATCACGGTGATCTAAAGTGGAGGTCCTTGTCTAACTTTAGGCGGCTCGTGGGGACATGCAGCTCCGCGCTGCCTTTTGACCCGCTCTCTGTTTGCCTTGGTCGGGCACAGGAATTCGCCTCAACCTCTCGTGCCCACTGCCAGCCTGCCTGGCACCaccagatttatttttattctttacaaATT is part of the Epinephelus moara isolate mb chromosome 10, YSFRI_EMoa_1.0, whole genome shotgun sequence genome and harbors:
- the igfbp1a gene encoding insulin-like growth factor-binding protein 1a; protein product: MLAMGGLYLKHVVVAAVCSVLATGTLGSPVVGPEPIRCAQCSPEKLSQCPAVAPGCAEVLREPGCGCCLACALKADELCGIYTAPCGSGLRCTPRPGDPRPLHSLTRGQAVCTASTAPEPTPEPQTQDQGEPEAEMENTAIVSDPGSSHYLAGHSKPYDPTRAAADAQESMKAKLVAIRKKLVEQGPCHVELQRALDKIAKSQQKLGDKLTRFYLPNCDKHGLYKPKQCESSLDGQRGRCWCVSFWNGKKILGSTDLPADAECP